A single region of the Thermodesulfatator indicus DSM 15286 genome encodes:
- a CDS encoding energy transducer TonB encodes MAFNVRESNLAMFLLVSLVIHGLLFWLATRLKLENTITPATEIPIELVAEEEESPPPPAPNLPQLTEPSEVNPLKITPEKIDISAEKPIKIAQVNPIWQEINIPERQDLPKISSPEVPVLPEATSLKPKRAKKQFKEYFAKVRRLIAANKYYPLSARMAGYTGRIGVSFVVDAQGRVSEITIEKPSQYEILNQAAVKTIKRAAPFPPPPRGLNPPLRLKVTIKYQLD; translated from the coding sequence ATGGCATTTAATGTGCGCGAATCTAATCTGGCTATGTTTTTACTAGTTTCTTTGGTCATTCACGGCCTTTTATTTTGGCTAGCCACCAGGTTAAAGTTAGAAAATACTATCACTCCAGCCACTGAAATTCCCATTGAACTTGTAGCTGAGGAGGAAGAATCTCCCCCACCTCCTGCACCCAATTTGCCCCAGTTAACCGAGCCTTCCGAAGTAAATCCTCTCAAAATAACCCCTGAAAAAATAGACATCTCTGCAGAAAAGCCAATCAAAATAGCCCAGGTAAACCCTATCTGGCAGGAAATAAATATTCCTGAAAGACAAGATTTACCTAAAATTTCAAGCCCTGAAGTGCCGGTTTTGCCAGAAGCTACTTCACTTAAACCTAAAAGAGCTAAAAAGCAATTTAAAGAATACTTTGCCAAAGTGAGACGCCTTATTGCCGCTAATAAATATTATCCGCTAAGCGCTAGAATGGCAGGTTATACCGGGAGAATAGGCGTTTCTTTCGTGGTTGACGCTCAGGGTCGGGTTAGCGAAATCACAATTGAAAAGCCTTCTCAATACGAAATCTTAAACCAGGCGGCGGTGAAAACTATTAAACGGGCCGCCCCCTTCCCTCCACCTCCTAGGGGGTTGAATCCTCCCCTTAGACTAAAAGTAACTATTAAATATCAACTAGACTGA
- a CDS encoding ExbD/TolR family protein: MRKKRRRQDENLEIPMTPIIDIVFLLLIYFLLTSQLVKQKILKVNLPKSETAIAAQQEETVTIGITKDGAFFLNGKQMDLPRLKEELKKLAVSGGVKKVYVEADKDTRAQLLIDAMDAARKAGLKQILLKTKSR, from the coding sequence ATGCGTAAAAAAAGACGCCGCCAGGACGAAAACTTAGAAATACCCATGACCCCTATAATAGACATTGTTTTTTTACTTTTGATTTACTTTTTACTTACGAGCCAGCTGGTAAAACAAAAAATATTGAAAGTAAATTTACCGAAAAGCGAAACAGCCATTGCTGCTCAACAGGAAGAAACCGTAACTATCGGCATCACTAAAGACGGCGCCTTCTTTTTAAACGGGAAACAGATGGATTTGCCCCGTCTCAAAGAAGAACTTAAAAAATTGGCCGTTTCAGGAGGAGTTAAAAAAGTTTACGTTGAAGCTGATAAAGACACAAGAGCCCAACTTTTAATAGACGCCATGGATGCCGCTCGCAAGGCCGGTCTTAAACAAATCCTTTTAAAGACTAAAAGTCGTTGA
- a CDS encoding MotA/TolQ/ExbB proton channel family protein translates to MESLLALLAKGGIVIWPIIFCSVLGLAIVCERLYYFRKLKQVLPSPKDLEKQSLEDLASYSGPVGEMAQEILPVCCGDREFLESIIDHCISGEVNRASRYLSLLATLANIAPLLGLLGTVLGLIKAFRVVEEVGSQVDASMLAGGIWEAMLTTAVGLSVAIPLIVAHRFLSSWVNRYEENLYQLALVLLKKAYRGEYA, encoded by the coding sequence ATGGAAAGTTTACTTGCTCTATTAGCTAAAGGTGGAATTGTTATCTGGCCTATTATTTTTTGTTCGGTGCTGGGGCTTGCCATCGTTTGTGAGCGCCTCTATTATTTCCGCAAGCTAAAACAAGTACTCCCAAGCCCGAAAGACCTTGAAAAACAAAGTCTAGAAGATCTGGCTTCGTACTCAGGGCCGGTAGGCGAGATGGCCCAGGAAATCCTTCCGGTTTGCTGTGGGGATAGGGAATTTCTCGAGTCTATTATTGACCACTGTATAAGTGGAGAAGTAAACCGAGCCTCTCGTTATTTATCTCTTCTGGCCACTCTGGCTAATATTGCACCCCTTTTAGGGCTTCTTGGTACGGTTCTCGGGCTTATTAAGGCCTTCCGAGTGGTAGAAGAGGTAGGTAGTCAGGTAGATGCCTCTATGCTTGCCGGTGGCATCTGGGAAGCCATGTTAACCACAGCTGTAGGGCTTTCTGTAGCCATCCCCTTGATTGTGGCTCATCGTTTTTTGTCATCCTGGGTTAACAGATACGAAGAAAACCTTTACCAGCTGGCCTTAGTACTTCTAAAGAAGGCTTATAGAGGGGAATATGCGTAA
- a CDS encoding ATP-binding protein has product MRKIYPFSAIVGQDEMKLALILNVIDPSIGGVLIRGEKGTGKSTIVRSLADILPEIEVVEGCPYSCDPESPAELCPECQKSLEEGPLPRVKRKVRVVDLPLSATEDRLVGTLDIERALKTGEKHFEPGILAAAHRGILYVDEINLLEDHLVDLLLDAAAMGVNFVEREGISFSHPARFVLVGTMNPEEGELRPQLLDRFGLCVQVEGIKDPKERVLVIERRMAFEKDPEGFSRKFAEENKKLAERIVEAQNLLNEVEISEEVLYQVAKKLITIGVDGHRGDLTVVKTARAHAAFCGRKAITDEDLKVAEALALPHRLRRRPFEEIAF; this is encoded by the coding sequence ATGAGAAAAATTTACCCTTTCTCAGCCATTGTGGGGCAGGACGAGATGAAGCTTGCCCTCATTCTCAATGTTATAGACCCGTCCATCGGCGGAGTGCTTATCAGGGGAGAAAAAGGGACAGGCAAATCAACCATCGTGCGCTCGCTCGCTGACATCTTGCCAGAAATAGAAGTGGTAGAGGGCTGTCCCTATTCCTGCGACCCGGAGAGCCCTGCTGAACTTTGCCCGGAGTGCCAGAAAAGCCTTGAAGAAGGCCCTCTTCCCCGGGTAAAACGAAAAGTCCGGGTGGTTGACCTGCCTCTTTCAGCCACTGAAGATCGCCTGGTAGGCACTCTTGACATAGAACGCGCCCTTAAAACCGGTGAAAAGCACTTTGAGCCAGGGATTCTTGCGGCCGCTCATCGGGGTATCCTTTACGTGGACGAAATAAATCTCCTTGAAGACCACCTGGTTGACCTTTTGCTTGACGCCGCCGCCATGGGTGTAAACTTCGTGGAACGGGAAGGAATAAGCTTTTCTCACCCGGCGAGGTTCGTGCTGGTGGGGACCATGAACCCGGAAGAAGGGGAACTTAGGCCCCAACTCCTTGACCGCTTTGGCCTCTGCGTCCAGGTAGAGGGCATAAAAGACCCTAAAGAAAGGGTGCTCGTAATAGAAAGACGCATGGCTTTTGAGAAAGACCCTGAAGGCTTTAGCCGCAAGTTTGCCGAGGAAAATAAAAAGCTAGCAGAGCGTATAGTTGAAGCCCAAAATCTTCTTAATGAAGTAGAAATCTCAGAAGAAGTTCTTTACCAGGTAGCCAAAAAACTTATCACCATTGGCGTGGACGGCCATCGTGGAGACTTAACCGTAGTAAAAACCGCCCGGGCCCACGCCGCCTTTTGCGGAAGAAAAGCAATCACCGATGAAGACCTAAAAGTGGCCGAGGCCCTGGCCCTACCTCATCGGCTACGGCGAAGACCATTTGAAGAAATAGCCTTTTAA
- a CDS encoding AAA family ATPase: MESNTGKINYPFSAIVGQEEAKLALMLCAITRDVRGVLLTGEKGTGKSTMARALAALLPPVNERPAPFVNLPLNTTEDALIGHIDLEKTLYKGKPVFTPGLLARAHQGVLYIDEVNLLPEHLTSFLLDAAESGYLVIEREGFSYEMPTEFILIGSMNPEEGSLSPQFLDRFGLAVEVSAEKEPHLRTEIVKRRLLFEKDPIGFCSQFERAEKELKSRLIKARSLYPEVHLPSRLKVLIAELTREALVQGHRADLVLASATKAHAAYHEREEATLEDLEAVAEMVLRHRRRKKPPRASHKPKEKPEEKQEPKEPPKPSQEKSKTQKPDPETLKGQEEKEEPSHDSQNKSQPKTPEEIEPSEGKDQVYEIGDIFKVRSLEIKMRYQFRGKSGRRSSSKGSRGRFIRAIPPKGKVRDVAVSATLKAAAPYQRLRGAGPGRGFIVKPQDLREKLRRAKTGHLLIFCVDASGSMAAEARMRETKGAIMSLLLNAYQKRDQVAMITFRGKEARLVLPPTSSVELAGKFLRDLPVGGSTPLSAALSLLNRLLHQKTSREPDKPISVFLITDGRGNVALGEESPQEEIKRLATTLTHHFPQVSFVVIDTETGQIKLEMAKELASMLNARYFTPEALKADRLAAIAREILPKENTK, translated from the coding sequence ATGGAAAGTAACACTGGCAAAATAAACTACCCGTTTTCGGCCATTGTAGGCCAGGAAGAGGCCAAGTTGGCCCTTATGCTTTGCGCCATCACCAGAGATGTGCGCGGCGTTCTTCTAACCGGTGAAAAAGGGACAGGCAAATCAACTATGGCAAGGGCGCTGGCCGCGCTTCTTCCTCCTGTTAACGAGAGACCGGCTCCATTTGTTAATCTTCCCTTAAATACCACTGAAGACGCCCTAATAGGCCACATTGACCTTGAAAAAACTTTATACAAAGGCAAGCCCGTCTTCACGCCCGGTTTGCTGGCCAGGGCACACCAGGGAGTGCTCTATATTGATGAAGTCAACCTCCTTCCTGAGCACCTCACCTCTTTCCTGCTTGACGCCGCTGAAAGCGGCTATCTGGTAATTGAAAGAGAAGGCTTCTCTTACGAAATGCCGACTGAGTTCATTCTGATTGGTTCCATGAACCCGGAAGAAGGAAGCCTTTCTCCTCAATTTCTTGATCGCTTTGGCCTAGCGGTAGAGGTCTCGGCGGAAAAAGAACCTCACCTTCGCACGGAAATAGTCAAAAGAAGGCTCCTCTTTGAGAAAGATCCTATTGGTTTTTGCTCTCAGTTTGAAAGAGCCGAAAAAGAACTTAAAAGCCGCCTCATAAAGGCTCGGAGTTTATACCCTGAAGTACATCTTCCTTCTCGTTTAAAGGTTTTGATAGCTGAACTTACGAGAGAAGCCTTAGTTCAAGGGCACCGGGCAGACTTGGTTCTGGCTTCGGCTACGAAAGCCCACGCCGCCTATCACGAAAGAGAAGAGGCAACCCTTGAAGACCTTGAGGCCGTAGCGGAAATGGTCCTCCGCCATCGGCGAAGAAAAAAACCACCTAGGGCCTCTCATAAACCAAAAGAGAAGCCCGAAGAAAAACAAGAACCCAAAGAGCCGCCCAAACCGAGCCAAGAAAAATCGAAAACGCAAAAACCCGACCCAGAAACCTTGAAAGGCCAGGAAGAAAAAGAAGAGCCTTCTCACGACTCGCAGAATAAATCACAACCAAAAACACCCGAAGAAATTGAACCAAGCGAAGGCAAAGACCAGGTTTACGAAATAGGCGATATCTTTAAAGTGCGCTCGTTAGAAATAAAAATGCGCTATCAGTTTCGCGGGAAAAGCGGCCGACGCTCTTCTTCTAAAGGGAGCCGTGGGCGTTTCATAAGAGCCATTCCTCCAAAAGGTAAAGTAAGGGATGTAGCGGTTTCCGCTACCTTAAAGGCCGCCGCTCCTTACCAGCGCCTGCGCGGCGCTGGCCCTGGCCGGGGTTTTATCGTCAAGCCCCAGGACTTGAGGGAAAAATTAAGACGGGCCAAAACTGGGCATCTTCTTATCTTTTGCGTGGATGCTTCAGGCTCCATGGCCGCCGAAGCCCGCATGCGGGAGACCAAAGGCGCCATCATGAGCCTTCTTTTAAATGCTTACCAGAAACGTGACCAGGTGGCCATGATAACCTTCAGGGGCAAAGAGGCAAGGCTTGTGCTTCCGCCCACAAGCTCGGTTGAGCTGGCCGGGAAATTCCTGCGCGACTTACCCGTTGGAGGCTCAACCCCGCTTTCAGCGGCCCTGTCCCTGTTAAACAGGTTACTTCACCAGAAGACCTCTAGAGAACCTGACAAACCCATAAGCGTGTTTCTTATAACCGACGGCAGAGGAAATGTGGCCTTGGGAGAAGAAAGCCCACAGGAAGAGATAAAACGCCTGGCCACCACTCTGACTCATCACTTTCCACAGGTGTCTTTCGTGGTTATTGATACGGAAACCGGCCAGATAAAGCTTGAAATGGCCAAGGAGTTGGCGAGTATGCTTAACGCCCGTTACTTCACACCAGAAGCCCTTAAGGCCGACCGCCTGGCCGCCATTGCCCGGGAAATTTTACCAAAGGAGAATACGAAATGA